In Pseudomonas oryzicola, one DNA window encodes the following:
- a CDS encoding isochorismatase family protein — protein sequence MKIASFDVDAQKGFTANAPQELPVPEGDEIVVDLNAMALRADLRLGSKDAHPANAAWVVADHADMLQPLQLADADLTWVSHCVPGTPGFELLPGLPAPIDYDYFVWKGVEPDLHPYGACYHDLGERRSTGVIEYLKVNQVGAVIVGGLALDYCVRTTARQLRQAGFQVLLYLPACRALTQAGAIEACGALAAEGVILCGDEAALDHQLARIKEDRP from the coding sequence ATGAAGATCGCCAGCTTCGATGTCGACGCGCAAAAGGGCTTCACTGCCAATGCCCCGCAAGAGCTACCCGTTCCCGAAGGTGACGAAATCGTGGTGGATCTCAATGCCATGGCGCTGCGCGCCGACCTGCGCCTGGGCAGCAAGGACGCCCATCCAGCCAACGCCGCCTGGGTAGTCGCCGACCACGCCGACATGTTGCAGCCGCTGCAACTGGCCGATGCCGACCTGACCTGGGTCAGCCACTGCGTGCCCGGCACTCCAGGTTTTGAACTGCTGCCCGGCCTGCCCGCCCCCATCGATTACGATTACTTCGTCTGGAAAGGCGTCGAGCCCGACCTGCACCCCTACGGCGCCTGTTACCACGACCTGGGCGAGCGCCGCTCCACCGGGGTGATCGAGTACCTCAAGGTCAACCAGGTAGGCGCGGTGATCGTCGGCGGCCTGGCCCTGGACTACTGTGTCAGGACCACCGCCCGGCAACTGCGCCAGGCCGGCTTCCAGGTATTGCTGTACCTGCCCGCCTGCCGCGCCCTCACCCAGGCGGGGGCGATCGAGGCGTGTGGTGCCCTGGCCGCCGAGGGCGTGATCCTCTGCGGTGATGAAGCTGCACTCGACCACCAGCTTGCCCGAATCAAGGAAGACCGCCCATGA
- the pncB gene encoding nicotinate phosphoribosyltransferase translates to MSDSVFGPRIIQNLLDTDFYKITMMQAVLHNYPNAEVEWEFRCRNDENLAPYLAEIRYQVEQLADVSVTHDQLAYLEKIPFIKPDFIRFLSLFRFNLRYVQVYLDDAGQLAIRVRGPWLHVILYEIPLLAIISEVRNRYRYREVVIEQVRERLYQKLDWLKAEASSEELAGFQLADFGTRRRFSYRVQEEVVHILKRDFPGRFVGTSNVHLAREYQLKPIGTMAHEWFMAHQQLGPRLVDSQAAALECWVREYRGLLGIALTDCITMDAFLGDFDLYFAKLFDGLRHDSGDPLAWAEKAIAHYERLGIDPKSKTLIFSDGLDFAKALGLYRALHERINVSFGIGTRLTCDIPGVEPMNIVIKMTACNGAPVAKISDSPGKTQCRDENFVAYLKHVFQVN, encoded by the coding sequence ATGAGCGATAGCGTTTTCGGCCCGCGTATCATCCAGAACCTGCTGGATACCGACTTCTACAAGATCACCATGATGCAGGCAGTACTGCACAACTACCCCAACGCCGAGGTGGAATGGGAGTTTCGCTGCCGCAACGACGAGAACCTCGCCCCCTACCTGGCAGAGATCCGCTACCAGGTCGAACAACTGGCCGATGTCAGCGTCACCCATGACCAGCTTGCCTACCTGGAGAAGATCCCTTTCATCAAGCCGGACTTCATCCGTTTTCTCAGCCTGTTCCGCTTCAACCTGCGCTATGTGCAGGTGTACCTGGATGATGCCGGGCAACTGGCGATCCGCGTGCGTGGGCCATGGCTGCACGTGATTCTCTACGAAATCCCGCTGCTGGCGATCATCAGCGAGGTACGCAACCGCTACCGCTATCGCGAGGTGGTGATCGAGCAGGTTCGCGAGCGCCTGTATCAGAAACTCGACTGGCTCAAGGCCGAAGCTAGCAGCGAAGAACTGGCCGGCTTCCAACTGGCCGATTTCGGTACCCGGCGGCGTTTTTCCTACCGGGTGCAGGAAGAGGTGGTGCACATCCTCAAGCGTGACTTCCCGGGCCGCTTTGTCGGTACCAGCAATGTGCACCTGGCCCGTGAATACCAGCTCAAGCCGATCGGCACCATGGCCCACGAATGGTTCATGGCCCACCAGCAGCTCGGTCCACGGCTGGTCGACAGCCAGGCTGCCGCCTTGGAATGTTGGGTGCGGGAATACCGCGGGTTGCTGGGCATCGCCCTGACCGACTGCATCACCATGGATGCGTTCCTGGGCGATTTCGACCTGTACTTTGCCAAGCTGTTCGACGGCCTGCGGCATGACTCGGGCGACCCGCTGGCCTGGGCGGAAAAGGCCATTGCCCACTATGAGCGGCTGGGCATCGACCCGAAGAGCAAGACGCTGATCTTTTCCGACGGCCTGGATTTCGCCAAGGCGCTGGGGCTGTACCGGGCACTGCATGAGCGGATCAATGTCAGCTTTGGCATCGGTACCCGATTGACCTGCGACATTCCAGGCGTGGAGCCGATGAATATCGTGATCAAGATGACTGCGTGCAATGGCGCGCCGGTAGCGAAGATCTCCGACAGCCCGGGCAAGACCCAGTGCCGGGATGAGAACTTCGTGGCTTATCTGAAGCATGTCTTTCAGGTGAACTGA
- a CDS encoding LysR family transcriptional regulator — translation MTPEQLITFATVAEHGNISHAAQALHLSQPAVSGQLKLLQEAFGEPLYQRAGRGVRLTAAGEQLLAHAERLRETFRQAQALREAMRGLERGTLRIGASTTPASYLLPYLIADFHARYPEVQVSTSNGNTAEIVAALDSIDIALIEGPPGQELPLGTAVTAWRHDEIVAIVPRGHPLADSDQQTLAVLGAYPLVLRESGSGVRQIVERAFARSGVAMRVALEIAGVEGVKEAVRAGMGIGFVSAMSIRHEDGALRRLQVAPQALVRRFSILVPHAATPSRAAARFLQLCLGESGVG, via the coding sequence ATGACCCCGGAGCAACTGATAACATTCGCCACCGTTGCCGAGCATGGCAACATCAGCCACGCGGCTCAGGCGCTGCACTTGTCGCAACCGGCGGTGTCTGGCCAGCTCAAGCTGCTGCAGGAAGCCTTTGGCGAGCCCCTTTACCAACGCGCTGGCCGCGGCGTGCGGTTGACGGCGGCCGGTGAACAACTGTTGGCCCATGCCGAGCGCTTGCGGGAAACCTTTCGCCAGGCCCAGGCGCTGCGCGAGGCCATGCGCGGGCTGGAACGCGGGACCTTGCGCATCGGTGCCAGTACCACGCCGGCCAGCTACCTGCTGCCGTACCTGATTGCCGATTTCCACGCCCGCTACCCGGAGGTGCAGGTCAGCACGTCCAACGGCAATACGGCGGAAATAGTCGCTGCGCTGGACAGTATCGATATTGCCCTGATCGAAGGGCCACCCGGGCAGGAGTTGCCACTGGGCACGGCGGTAACCGCGTGGCGGCACGACGAGATCGTTGCCATCGTGCCGCGTGGGCATCCGCTGGCGGACAGCGACCAGCAGACGCTGGCCGTGCTGGGGGCTTACCCATTGGTACTGCGCGAGAGCGGTTCAGGGGTGCGGCAAATCGTCGAGCGGGCCTTTGCCCGCAGTGGCGTGGCGATGCGCGTGGCGCTGGAGATTGCCGGCGTGGAAGGGGTGAAGGAGGCGGTGCGGGCCGGGATGGGCATCGGTTTCGTGTCGGCGATGTCGATTCGGCATGAGGATGGCGCGTTGCGCCGGTTGCAGGTCGCGCCGCAGGCGCTGGTGCGGCGCTTTTCCATCCTGGTGCCGCATGCAGCGACGCCGTCGCGGGCGGCGGCGCGGTTTCTGCAGTTGTGTCTAGGGGAGTCAGGGGTGGGTTAG
- a CDS encoding YeiH family protein, giving the protein MATVPSNPAVATTLSTRGRLNGILFVALFALAVTQLAALPAIANLGISPLIVGIVAGALYANALRDGVPASWAAGINFSARSLLRIAVAFFGLRISLQEIAEVGWSGLIVSVLVVGSTLLIGLWCGIKVFKLDRDTALLTAAGSAICGAAAVLAFESALRSAPHKSAMAVGSVVLFGTLSMFLYPLAINTGWLQLDTMSAGLYLGGTLHEVAQVVGAASNVGPEATHIATIVKMTRVMLLVPVLLLAGLWISRARLPGQAQGNGRIAMPWFALGFLALVLMNSLQVLPGSVTQAVNSLDTFTLTMAMTALGMETRFSQIRQAGPRALATGALLNLWLIGGGLAITLGVQKLLG; this is encoded by the coding sequence ATGGCCACGGTTCCGTCCAACCCTGCTGTTGCAACCACCCTCTCTACCCGTGGGCGGCTCAATGGAATCCTGTTCGTCGCGCTGTTCGCGCTGGCAGTCACCCAGCTGGCCGCCCTGCCGGCCATCGCCAACCTGGGTATCAGCCCGCTGATCGTCGGTATCGTCGCCGGGGCGCTGTATGCCAACGCGCTGCGTGACGGGGTACCCGCGAGCTGGGCGGCAGGCATCAACTTTTCCGCTCGCAGCCTGCTGCGCATTGCCGTTGCCTTCTTCGGCCTGCGGATCAGCCTGCAGGAAATTGCCGAAGTCGGCTGGTCGGGGCTCATCGTATCCGTGCTGGTGGTAGGCAGCACCCTGCTGATCGGCTTGTGGTGCGGCATCAAGGTGTTCAAGCTGGACCGCGATACCGCCTTGCTGACCGCAGCGGGCAGCGCGATCTGCGGTGCCGCTGCGGTACTGGCATTCGAGTCGGCCCTGCGCAGTGCGCCGCACAAGAGTGCCATGGCGGTCGGCAGCGTCGTGCTGTTCGGTACCTTGTCGATGTTCCTCTATCCGTTGGCGATCAACACCGGCTGGCTGCAGCTGGATACCATGAGCGCTGGCCTGTACCTCGGTGGCACCCTCCACGAAGTGGCCCAGGTGGTCGGCGCGGCCAGCAACGTCGGCCCCGAGGCCACGCATATCGCCACGATCGTCAAGATGACCCGGGTCATGCTGCTGGTGCCGGTGCTGCTGCTGGCTGGGTTGTGGATCAGCCGCGCACGCCTGCCGGGCCAGGCACAGGGCAACGGGCGCATCGCCATGCCCTGGTTCGCCCTCGGTTTCCTGGCGCTGGTGCTGATGAATTCACTGCAGGTGCTGCCAGGCAGCGTGACGCAGGCGGTCAACAGCCTGGATACCTTCACCCTGACCATGGCCATGACAGCGCTGGGAATGGAAACGCGCTTCAGCCAGATTCGCCAGGCCGGGCCGCGAGCACTGGCCACCGGGGCGCTCCTGAACCTGTGGCTGATCGGGGGTGGGCTGGCAATAACCCTCGGCGTACAGAAGCTACTGGGATGA
- the ppnN gene encoding nucleotide 5'-monophosphate nucleosidase PpnN — protein MPQRHVINASVSPKGSLETLSQREVQQLSEVGTGSLYTLFRQCALAILNTGAHVDNAKTILEAYQDFEVRIHQQDRGVRLELLNAPADAFVDGEMIASTREMLFSALRDIVYTESELASQRIDLESSQGITDYVFHLLRNARTLRPGVEPKMVVCWGGHSISSEEYQYTKKVGHELGLRKLDVCTGCGPGVMKGPMKGATIAHAKQRMHGSRYLGLTEPGIIAAEAPNPIVNELVILPDIEKRLEAFVRVGHGIIIFPGGAGTAEEFLYLLGILMHPDNQDLPFPVVLTGPRSAEPYLQQLHAFVGATLGEAAHRLYQIIIDDPAEVARHMVEGLKEVKQFRRERNDAFHFNWLLKIEESFQRPFDPTHQAMADLDLRRELPAHELAANLRRAFSGIVAGNVKDKGIRLIEEHGPYQIRGDSAVLDPLGRLLQAFVDQHRMKLPGGAAYVPCYQVVT, from the coding sequence ATGCCTCAACGCCATGTCATCAACGCATCCGTCAGCCCCAAAGGCAGCCTGGAGACGCTGTCACAACGTGAAGTGCAGCAACTCAGTGAAGTCGGTACCGGTAGCCTTTACACCCTGTTCCGCCAGTGCGCCCTGGCCATCCTCAACACCGGCGCTCATGTCGACAATGCCAAGACCATCCTCGAGGCCTATCAGGACTTCGAGGTACGTATCCACCAACAGGACCGTGGCGTGCGCCTGGAGTTGCTGAATGCCCCAGCCGACGCCTTCGTCGATGGCGAGATGATCGCCAGCACCCGGGAAATGCTGTTCAGCGCCCTGCGCGACATCGTCTACACCGAAAGCGAACTGGCCAGCCAGCGTATCGACCTGGAAAGCTCCCAGGGCATCACCGACTACGTGTTCCACCTGCTGCGCAATGCCCGCACCCTGCGTCCGGGCGTGGAGCCGAAGATGGTGGTGTGCTGGGGTGGCCATTCGATCAGCAGCGAGGAATACCAATACACCAAGAAGGTCGGCCACGAACTGGGCCTGCGCAAACTGGACGTGTGCACCGGCTGCGGCCCAGGCGTGATGAAGGGCCCGATGAAGGGCGCAACCATTGCCCACGCCAAGCAGCGCATGCACGGCAGCCGCTACCTGGGCCTCACCGAACCCGGGATCATCGCCGCCGAGGCGCCCAATCCGATCGTCAACGAACTGGTGATCTTGCCGGACATCGAGAAGCGTCTGGAAGCCTTTGTCCGTGTCGGCCACGGGATCATCATCTTCCCGGGCGGTGCCGGTACGGCCGAAGAATTCCTCTACCTGCTGGGCATCCTCATGCACCCGGACAACCAGGACCTGCCGTTCCCGGTGGTGCTCACCGGACCGCGCAGCGCAGAGCCGTACCTGCAGCAATTGCACGCGTTCGTCGGCGCCACTCTTGGTGAAGCGGCGCATCGCCTGTACCAGATCATCATTGACGATCCGGCGGAAGTTGCCCGGCACATGGTCGAAGGGCTCAAGGAGGTCAAGCAGTTCCGCCGTGAGCGCAACGATGCCTTCCATTTCAACTGGCTATTGAAGATCGAGGAAAGCTTCCAGCGCCCGTTCGACCCGACTCACCAGGCCATGGCCGACCTGGACCTGCGGCGCGAACTGCCCGCGCATGAACTGGCCGCCAACCTGCGCCGGGCCTTCTCGGGCATTGTCGCAGGTAACGTGAAGGACAAGGGCATCCGCCTGATCGAGGAGCATGGGCCGTATCAGATCCGTGGCGACAGCGCCGTGCTGGACCCTCTGGGCCGGCTGTTGCAAGCGTTCGTCGACCAGCATCGGATGAAACTGCCCGGCGGCGCCGCGTATGTACCGTGCTATCAGGTGGTGACCTGA
- the cysC gene encoding adenylyl-sulfate kinase: MHSAGSEQHPQPTRRGAVIWLTGLSGAGKSTLAATLAQCLNAQGHASYVLDGDALRTGLNADLGFSPADRHENIRRAGEVAALFADAGLICIAALISPYRADRAAARKACKTGFHEVHVSADLATCEARDPKGLYRRARAGELRGFTGIDAPYETPLHAELVIDTAGVVAEVSQQQLLRYVQEHVLHQALGQVLEQQSPQPAR, encoded by the coding sequence GTGCACAGCGCAGGAAGCGAGCAACACCCACAGCCAACCCGACGCGGTGCGGTCATCTGGTTGACCGGGCTGTCCGGCGCCGGCAAGTCAACCTTGGCCGCCACCCTGGCCCAATGCCTGAACGCGCAGGGACACGCCAGTTATGTACTCGATGGCGATGCCCTGCGCACCGGCCTGAACGCCGACCTTGGCTTCTCCCCCGCCGACCGGCATGAAAACATCCGCCGTGCCGGCGAGGTGGCCGCGCTGTTCGCCGATGCCGGCCTGATCTGCATCGCCGCACTCATTTCACCCTATCGCGCCGATCGTGCCGCCGCGCGCAAGGCCTGCAAAACGGGGTTCCATGAGGTGCATGTCAGCGCCGACCTGGCGACCTGCGAAGCACGCGACCCCAAAGGCCTGTATCGGCGGGCACGGGCCGGCGAACTGCGGGGGTTCACCGGCATCGATGCGCCCTACGAGACACCGCTGCACGCCGAGTTGGTAATAGACACTGCCGGCGTTGTGGCAGAGGTATCGCAGCAGCAGTTGCTGCGCTATGTGCAGGAGCATGTCCTGCATCAGGCACTCGGGCAGGTGCTGGAGCAGCAGTCACCCCAGCCCGCCCGATGA
- a CDS encoding TolC family protein, which yields MSRASRIFVVSLLALAVSGCAVKTQPIERSVSEQRARQDLASMFKGQEALQGPLTLHQAMARAVKYNLEARLKVMEEALAQRQVDLATFDMLPRMAASAGYAGRSNVSAASSRSVLTNTQSLEPSTSQDRDRDVADLTMVWNVLDFGVSYVSAKQQGDQRLIVQERRRKVVQTIIQDVRSAYWRAVAAERLLKQIDTLMARVEQARDNSQRMGDQRIGDPIQALTYQRSLIEATRQLEEQRRALSLAKTELGALINLPPGSELTLAENTDYAVPELKVGLDSLEQQALASRPELREQDYQARISAAEVRKSMLRMLPGLEFSAGGHYDSNSFLTNQHWADYGVKITWNLFNVLSGPASIDVAKAGEQVVEARRQAMSMAILAQLYVANANFSEARRQFATSQQLVLLDQQIVEQLRNRHQAEGIGELELIQGELNALQADLRRDLAYAELRNSYGQLFASAGLDPLPATLPSGELADIAQALSSSEARWQQGDITPGS from the coding sequence ATGAGTAGAGCGTCAAGGATATTTGTGGTGAGCCTGTTGGCATTGGCGGTGAGCGGCTGTGCCGTCAAGACCCAGCCGATCGAGCGCAGCGTCAGCGAGCAGCGGGCACGGCAGGATCTGGCCAGCATGTTCAAGGGCCAGGAGGCGTTGCAAGGCCCGCTGACACTGCACCAGGCGATGGCGCGGGCAGTCAAGTACAACCTGGAAGCTCGCCTGAAGGTCATGGAAGAAGCCCTGGCCCAGCGCCAGGTGGACCTGGCCACCTTCGACATGCTGCCCCGTATGGCGGCCTCCGCGGGCTATGCCGGGCGGAGCAACGTCAGCGCTGCCAGCAGCCGCAGCGTGCTGACCAATACCCAGTCCCTGGAACCATCGACTTCCCAGGACCGCGACCGGGACGTGGCCGACCTGACCATGGTCTGGAACGTGCTGGATTTCGGTGTCAGCTATGTCAGTGCCAAGCAGCAGGGCGACCAGCGCCTGATCGTGCAGGAGCGCCGGCGCAAGGTGGTACAGACCATCATTCAGGACGTGCGTTCGGCGTACTGGCGGGCAGTGGCCGCCGAGCGCCTGCTCAAGCAGATCGACACATTGATGGCGCGGGTCGAGCAGGCGCGCGACAACAGCCAGCGCATGGGTGACCAGCGTATCGGTGACCCCATCCAGGCGTTGACCTACCAGCGTTCGCTGATCGAGGCGACCCGCCAGCTGGAAGAGCAACGCCGGGCCTTGTCGCTGGCCAAGACCGAACTGGGTGCGCTGATCAACCTGCCACCGGGCAGTGAACTGACTCTGGCAGAAAACACCGATTATGCTGTGCCCGAACTGAAGGTGGGCCTGGACAGCCTGGAGCAGCAGGCCTTGGCGTCGCGCCCGGAACTGCGCGAGCAGGACTACCAGGCACGCATCAGCGCCGCCGAGGTGCGCAAATCGATGTTGCGCATGTTGCCGGGGCTGGAGTTCTCCGCTGGCGGCCATTACGACAGCAACAGCTTCCTGACCAACCAGCACTGGGCCGACTATGGTGTGAAGATCACCTGGAACCTGTTCAACGTGCTGTCTGGCCCTGCCTCGATCGATGTGGCAAAGGCTGGCGAGCAGGTGGTCGAGGCGCGCCGCCAGGCGATGTCGATGGCCATCCTGGCCCAGCTCTACGTGGCCAATGCCAACTTCAGCGAGGCCCGCCGGCAATTCGCCACGAGCCAGCAACTGGTCCTTCTCGACCAACAGATCGTCGAGCAACTGCGCAATCGCCACCAGGCCGAAGGCATTGGCGAGCTGGAGTTGATCCAGGGCGAGCTGAACGCCCTGCAGGCTGACCTGCGCCGCGACCTGGCCTACGCCGAGTTGCGTAACAGCTATGGCCAACTGTTCGCCAGCGCTGGCCTGGATCCGCTGCCCGCGACCCTGCCGTCCGGCGAGCTCGCCGACATCGCCCAGGCCCTGAGCAGCAGCGAAGCGCGCTGGCAGCAAGGGGACATCACGCCGGGGTCCTGA